From the Streptomyces sp. Tu 2975 genome, one window contains:
- a CDS encoding tannase/feruloyl esterase family alpha/beta hydrolase: protein MLLGLTAVPAAEAREPGHCARQQTLRVPGAAHQKVSCLAELTTPGTIASGHTDQADWAGLTPAGLATPSGVPGIQIDGYFPDDSAGNTNHGWNHDSQFVIRLPDRWNGGLVVAGSPGVREQYANDRAVSDWVLSRGYAFAATDKGNTGAAFHRDGRRPGDAVVEWNHRVTQLTRAARAVVAQRYHRPPRRTLATGMSNGGYLVRWQLENHPELYDGGVDWEGTLWRTEGPNLLTFLPPALRSYPVYAAGGAGAAQAHREMVAAGYPAGSEFLWPFHHQYYWDLTQRIYREEVDPAFDGATEAGTPFCAPGTPACDADYDYASRPDEVHRAVDRIALTGRIGKPLITLHGTLDVLLPIGEGSDVYARMVREAGRESLFRYYRIEGGTHVDSLYDVFPDRLRPLTPCHRSAFRAMEEWIGQGTEPAAGHTVAMPGAGRDPLTECSLGHRQDRFR, encoded by the coding sequence CTGCTGCTCGGCCTGACCGCCGTCCCCGCCGCGGAGGCCCGGGAGCCGGGCCACTGCGCACGGCAGCAGACGCTGCGGGTGCCCGGCGCCGCACACCAGAAGGTCTCCTGCCTGGCGGAGTTGACGACGCCGGGGACGATCGCGTCCGGTCACACGGACCAGGCGGACTGGGCGGGGCTCACCCCGGCGGGGCTCGCCACGCCCAGCGGTGTGCCGGGCATCCAGATCGACGGCTACTTCCCCGACGACTCGGCGGGCAACACCAACCACGGCTGGAATCACGACTCCCAGTTCGTCATCCGGCTCCCCGACCGGTGGAACGGCGGCCTGGTCGTCGCAGGCTCCCCGGGGGTGCGCGAGCAGTACGCCAACGACCGGGCCGTCTCCGACTGGGTGCTGTCCCGGGGCTACGCCTTCGCCGCGACCGACAAGGGCAACACCGGGGCGGCGTTCCACCGGGACGGCCGGCGGCCCGGGGACGCCGTCGTCGAGTGGAACCACCGGGTCACCCAGCTGACCAGGGCCGCCCGTGCGGTCGTGGCGCAGCGCTACCACCGGCCGCCGCGGCGCACTCTGGCCACCGGGATGTCGAACGGCGGCTATCTGGTGCGCTGGCAGCTGGAGAACCACCCCGAGCTGTACGACGGCGGGGTGGACTGGGAGGGCACGCTGTGGCGCACGGAGGGCCCGAACCTGCTGACGTTCCTGCCACCCGCGCTGCGGAGCTATCCGGTGTACGCGGCCGGCGGAGCCGGCGCCGCGCAGGCGCACCGGGAGATGGTCGCGGCCGGGTACCCGGCGGGCTCGGAGTTCCTGTGGCCCTTCCACCACCAGTACTACTGGGACCTGACGCAGCGGATCTACCGCGAGGAAGTGGACCCCGCCTTCGACGGTGCCACGGAGGCCGGGACGCCGTTCTGCGCTCCGGGGACACCGGCGTGCGACGCCGATTACGACTACGCCTCCCGGCCGGACGAGGTGCACAGGGCCGTGGACCGGATCGCGCTGACGGGCCGGATCGGGAAGCCGCTCATCACGCTGCACGGCACGCTGGACGTGCTGCTGCCGATCGGTGAGGGATCCGACGTGTACGCGCGCATGGTGCGCGAGGCCGGCCGTGAGAGCCTCTTCCGCTACTACCGCATCGAGGGCGGCACCCACGTCGACTCGCTGTACGACGTGTTCCCCGACCGGCTGAGGCCGCTGACGCCCTGTCACCGCTCGGCGTTCAGGGCGATGGAGGAGTGGATCGGGCAGGGAACGGAGCCGGCCGCCGGTCACACCGTGGCCATGCCCGGCGCGGGCCGCGACCCGCTGACCGAGTGCTCCCTCGGCCACCGCCAGGACCGCTTCCGGTAG
- a CDS encoding PHB depolymerase family esterase produces MPLCGSTPEPVRVRTVRRLRRAAGRLGAALAVVAGGLLVSPAPAAHAAVALEHVADFGADPGNLNMYVYRPASLAPEPAVVVALHGCTQSAQVYADNAGLTTLADRHGFLVVFAGTTSANNANSCFNWFQTSDNRRGQGEAASVRQMVAHAESAYGADAGRTFVTGLSAGGAMTSVMLATYPDVFEAGAVIAGMPYDCTRDTGPFVCMNPGTDRTPAMWAQRVRDAYPSYTGPWPRVAVWHGDNDSTVAPMNAAELRDQWTAVHGLGQTPDRTSTIGADGTRREQYLDGSGQVAVEVDRVPSIGHGTPVDPGSGPEQCGSTGTAHFIDSICSSHWVTGFFGLAGGGDPDPGGLPAPAGLVATGSDDTSIALAWQAVDGAADYAVYRDGARVATPQGTSFTDTSLAAGSTHTYRVAARDGAGAEGVRSVQITASTTGAAAVCWTGSNYAHVRAGRATTTGGYTYAKGSGQNMGLYNTFVTHTLKESPAGHYVIADGNCR; encoded by the coding sequence ATGCCGCTGTGTGGAAGCACGCCCGAACCGGTACGCGTACGGACCGTCCGCCGGCTGCGACGGGCCGCCGGGCGGCTGGGCGCGGCGCTCGCCGTCGTCGCGGGCGGGCTGCTGGTCTCCCCCGCTCCCGCCGCGCACGCCGCCGTCGCTCTCGAGCACGTGGCCGACTTCGGCGCCGATCCGGGCAACCTGAACATGTACGTGTACCGGCCGGCGTCCCTCGCGCCGGAACCGGCCGTCGTGGTGGCCCTGCACGGCTGCACACAGAGCGCGCAGGTGTACGCCGACAACGCGGGGCTGACGACCCTCGCCGACCGGCACGGCTTCCTGGTGGTCTTCGCGGGCACCACGTCCGCCAACAACGCCAACAGTTGCTTCAACTGGTTCCAGACGTCGGACAACCGGCGCGGTCAGGGCGAGGCCGCCTCCGTGCGGCAGATGGTCGCCCACGCGGAGTCCGCGTACGGCGCCGACGCGGGTCGCACCTTCGTCACCGGTCTCTCCGCGGGCGGTGCGATGACGTCGGTCATGCTCGCCACCTACCCGGACGTCTTCGAGGCGGGCGCCGTGATCGCCGGCATGCCGTACGACTGCACCCGGGACACCGGCCCGTTCGTCTGCATGAATCCGGGCACGGACCGTACGCCGGCCATGTGGGCGCAGCGCGTCCGGGACGCCTACCCGTCGTACACGGGACCGTGGCCGCGGGTGGCCGTGTGGCACGGCGACAACGACTCCACGGTCGCCCCGATGAACGCGGCCGAGCTGAGGGACCAGTGGACCGCCGTGCACGGGCTCGGCCAGACCCCGGACAGGACGTCGACGATCGGGGCCGACGGTACCCGCAGGGAGCAGTATCTGGACGGGAGCGGGCAGGTCGCCGTCGAGGTGGACCGGGTGCCGTCGATCGGGCACGGTACGCCCGTCGACCCGGGCAGCGGCCCCGAACAGTGCGGCAGTACGGGCACGGCGCACTTCATCGACTCGATCTGCTCCAGCCACTGGGTGACGGGGTTCTTCGGACTCGCGGGTGGCGGCGACCCGGATCCCGGCGGTCTGCCCGCCCCGGCCGGACTCGTGGCCACCGGCAGCGACGACACCTCGATCGCCCTGGCCTGGCAGGCGGTGGACGGCGCCGCGGACTACGCGGTGTACCGCGACGGGGCCCGGGTCGCCACCCCGCAGGGCACCTCGTTCACCGACACCTCTCTCGCCGCCGGCTCCACGCACACCTACCGGGTCGCCGCCCGGGACGGGGCCGGGGCGGAAGGCGTCCGGTCGGTCCAGATCACCGCGTCCACCACAGGGGCGGCGGCGGTCTGCTGGACGGGCAGCAACTACGCGCATGTCCGGGCGGGCCGGGCGACGACCACCGGCGGCTACACGTACGCCAAGGGTTCCGGCCAGAACATGGGCCTCTACAACACCTTCGTCACGCACACACTCAAAGAGTCCCCGGCCGGGCACTACGTCATCGCCGACGGCAACTGCCGCTGA
- a CDS encoding DUF6777 domain-containing protein has protein sequence MSAEPPSPGRPTGPPPGPLSGPSQPGGATPPPPPGGPAGSSPSGGAAGPPSGPGGPGPGDGGPSGGHEGPDRPWWRSVPRIATIAVALVAAVVLAVVLTRPDGGSGASGGGGSEVFLQAAGSTGPDPFTESTAKDSSPPASTPAAEPKDDRTASPNVTRSVEGSAPGLYGGSRKAASCDVEKQVTALGADPAKNRAFAQVHRIEPSRVPDFLRSLTPVQLRMDTRVTNHGFKDGGPRAYQAVLQAGTAVLVDDRGVPRVRCACGNPLLPPVAQKDTPRAVGDAWPGYRPSNVVVVAPADKPVKDFVLRDGDKWIKRPAGDTGTRDKETEPPSREPVPSEDASPSDGGRPPSEKPKAPPPPEPPSQESPPAPPPESEPAPEEPPSEPQEPPSEPAPESGADSPDGPAPDGPEEPAPQQPGGTSGLAPGPPDPARAPVVLGSVLIQDLSGRA, from the coding sequence GTGAGTGCCGAACCGCCGTCCCCCGGCCGCCCGACAGGCCCACCTCCGGGTCCGCTCTCCGGCCCCTCGCAGCCTGGCGGCGCCACACCGCCGCCCCCGCCCGGTGGTCCCGCGGGCAGCAGCCCTTCGGGCGGCGCCGCCGGTCCGCCGAGCGGTCCTGGCGGTCCCGGGCCGGGGGACGGTGGCCCCTCCGGTGGGCACGAGGGCCCCGACCGGCCCTGGTGGCGGTCCGTCCCCCGCATCGCGACCATCGCCGTCGCGCTGGTGGCCGCCGTGGTGCTCGCCGTCGTGCTGACCCGCCCGGACGGCGGGTCCGGGGCGTCCGGCGGCGGCGGGAGCGAGGTCTTCCTCCAGGCCGCCGGCTCCACCGGGCCCGATCCGTTCACCGAGTCGACGGCGAAGGACAGTTCGCCGCCCGCGTCGACGCCGGCCGCCGAGCCGAAGGACGACCGGACCGCGTCACCCAATGTGACCCGCAGCGTCGAAGGGTCGGCGCCGGGCCTGTACGGGGGCTCCCGGAAGGCGGCCAGTTGCGACGTCGAGAAACAGGTCACCGCACTGGGCGCGGACCCTGCCAAGAACCGGGCCTTCGCGCAGGTGCACCGGATCGAACCGTCCCGTGTCCCGGACTTTCTGCGCTCGCTCACCCCGGTGCAGCTGCGCATGGACACCCGGGTGACGAACCACGGCTTCAAGGACGGCGGGCCGAGGGCCTATCAGGCCGTGCTCCAGGCGGGCACCGCGGTACTGGTCGACGACCGCGGGGTGCCGAGGGTGCGCTGCGCCTGCGGCAATCCGCTGCTCCCGCCCGTCGCGCAGAAGGACACACCCCGTGCCGTCGGCGACGCCTGGCCCGGCTACCGTCCCTCGAACGTCGTCGTCGTCGCTCCGGCGGACAAGCCCGTCAAGGACTTCGTGCTCCGCGACGGTGACAAGTGGATCAAGCGGCCGGCCGGCGACACGGGCACCCGCGACAAGGAGACGGAGCCGCCCTCCCGCGAGCCCGTCCCCTCCGAGGACGCCTCCCCGTCGGACGGTGGCAGGCCGCCGTCGGAGAAGCCCAAGGCGCCGCCACCCCCCGAGCCCCCGTCGCAGGAATCGCCGCCGGCACCGCCGCCCGAGTCGGAGCCGGCGCCCGAAGAGCCCCCGTCGGAGCCGCAGGAACCCCCCTCGGAACCGGCGCCCGAGTCGGGCGCCGACTCCCCGGACGGACCGGCTCCGGACGGGCCGGAGGAACCGGCCCCGCAGCAGCCCGGTGGCACGAGCGGCCTCGCCCCCGGCCCGCCGGACCCTGCGCGAGCGCCGGTCGTCCTCGGATCGGTGCTCATCCAGGACCTGTCCGGACGGGCTTAG
- a CDS encoding streptophobe family protein produces MSEPASSSPGAATRPPHGWVHALAAVVAGLVVMAVTATLGLWAAGATDLPDGGFLPVVAAVVVMAAGGTVEVAGDAGVIAETRAGLTALPLSVSLAGALIVAAGFLRPLRHRAVASAGELAGWAARLAFLWLLALIGLGALARHTFTIPVEDPTGGLLEEFLDITPRVGFRTDVPLTLLFGLLWLAGVLALAVVVSRGSPLPARLLRFQESVRPAAYAMVALLLTYVAVGLVVAVVVALTRDSTADTFAVIFLGLPNLVWLAFTLGLGASWEGKVEGPFGLPMPQLLDEVLRTGEMSTLDLSALVERDGRAWWLLVVAAVLMPAAAFLMAVRSPAGTRLRQHAVHMAVALVLTVLTVCLLVRLYAHYGLSLLGIGDLGGDLAGEVALRPNLWPALGLAAAWGLVTGVIGGLLASRVHRRGQADAPRH; encoded by the coding sequence GTGAGTGAGCCCGCATCGAGCAGCCCCGGCGCCGCGACCCGGCCGCCCCACGGCTGGGTCCATGCGCTCGCCGCCGTAGTCGCCGGCCTCGTCGTCATGGCCGTCACCGCGACCCTGGGTCTGTGGGCGGCTGGCGCGACGGACCTCCCCGACGGCGGGTTCCTGCCCGTCGTCGCGGCCGTCGTCGTGATGGCGGCAGGCGGCACCGTGGAGGTCGCCGGGGACGCCGGAGTGATCGCGGAGACAAGGGCCGGACTCACGGCCCTGCCCCTCTCCGTGTCCTTGGCCGGAGCACTCATCGTGGCAGCCGGCTTTCTGCGGCCGCTGCGCCACCGGGCCGTCGCCTCCGCCGGCGAACTGGCGGGCTGGGCGGCCCGGCTGGCCTTCCTCTGGCTGCTCGCCCTCATCGGCCTCGGCGCCCTCGCCCGCCACACCTTCACCATCCCCGTCGAGGACCCCACGGGTGGACTCCTCGAGGAGTTCCTGGACATCACCCCCCGCGTGGGGTTCCGCACCGACGTCCCGCTCACCCTCTTGTTCGGTCTGCTCTGGCTGGCCGGCGTCCTGGCCCTCGCGGTGGTCGTGTCGCGCGGCAGCCCGCTCCCCGCCCGGCTGCTGCGCTTCCAGGAGTCGGTGCGGCCCGCCGCGTACGCCATGGTCGCCCTGCTGCTCACGTACGTGGCGGTCGGCCTGGTCGTCGCCGTCGTCGTGGCACTGACCCGCGACAGCACCGCCGACACCTTCGCCGTGATCTTCCTCGGGCTGCCCAACCTCGTCTGGCTGGCCTTCACCCTCGGCCTCGGGGCCTCCTGGGAGGGCAAGGTCGAAGGCCCCTTCGGCCTGCCGATGCCGCAGCTGCTCGACGAGGTACTGCGCACCGGCGAGATGTCGACACTCGACCTTTCGGCGCTCGTCGAACGCGACGGCCGTGCCTGGTGGCTGCTGGTTGTCGCCGCGGTGCTCATGCCGGCCGCGGCCTTCCTGATGGCCGTCCGCTCACCGGCCGGGACCCGGCTCCGGCAGCACGCCGTCCACATGGCCGTCGCCCTCGTGCTGACCGTGCTGACCGTCTGTCTGCTCGTCAGGCTCTACGCGCACTACGGTCTCTCCCTGCTCGGCATCGGCGACCTCGGCGGAGACCTCGCCGGCGAGGTGGCGCTGCGTCCGAACCTCTGGCCCGCCCTCGGTCTCGCCGCCGCGTGGGGACTGGTCACCGGAGTGATCGGCGGGCTTCTGGCGTCGCGCGTCCACCGGCGCGGCCAGGCCGACGCCCCACGTCACTGA
- a CDS encoding serine/threonine-protein kinase, whose translation MPPLPGMPGGRPSELVGKEVASYLVEREIGRGGMAVVYRARDLRLDRTVALKLLAPELARNDTFRKRFTHESRVAASIDHPHIVPVFEAGETDGLLYIAMRYVAGQDLRVLLDRMGPLPAVTAGRIAAQVASALDAAHAHDLVHRDVKPGNILVAEGTDSDHPEHVYLTDFGLTKKSLSLTGFTTVGQFVGTLDYVAPEQISGRPVDGRCDVYSLGCVVFETLAGGPPFKRDDDMALLWAHQYDPAPPLTAERPDLSGAVDDVMARALAKSPDDRFDSCGEFVAALRAATAAASTGPGEGRRPVTAVAGYGRPPGTTPRRNRRGGRSRSSPARAGPVVSDVGRRPGRAGGRATPEARRSLR comes from the coding sequence ATGCCGCCGCTCCCTGGGATGCCCGGCGGCAGGCCGTCCGAGCTGGTCGGCAAGGAGGTCGCCAGCTATCTGGTGGAGCGGGAGATCGGCCGGGGCGGCATGGCGGTGGTCTACCGCGCGCGGGACCTGCGCCTCGACCGCACCGTCGCCCTGAAACTGCTCGCTCCCGAGCTGGCCCGCAACGACACCTTCCGCAAACGGTTCACCCACGAGTCGCGCGTCGCCGCGTCGATCGACCACCCGCACATCGTGCCGGTCTTCGAGGCCGGCGAGACGGACGGCCTGCTCTACATCGCCATGCGCTACGTCGCCGGGCAGGATCTGCGGGTGCTGCTCGACCGCATGGGCCCACTGCCCGCCGTCACGGCGGGCCGCATCGCCGCGCAGGTCGCGTCCGCGCTGGACGCGGCGCATGCCCACGACCTGGTGCACAGGGACGTCAAACCCGGCAACATCCTGGTCGCCGAGGGCACGGACAGCGACCACCCGGAGCATGTCTATCTGACCGACTTCGGCCTGACGAAGAAGTCCCTGTCGCTGACCGGGTTCACCACCGTCGGGCAGTTCGTCGGGACGCTCGACTACGTGGCCCCGGAGCAGATCTCCGGCCGGCCGGTGGATGGGCGGTGCGATGTCTACAGCCTCGGCTGCGTCGTGTTCGAGACGCTGGCCGGCGGCCCTCCGTTCAAGCGCGACGACGACATGGCCCTGCTGTGGGCGCACCAGTACGATCCGGCACCGCCGCTGACCGCGGAGCGGCCCGATCTATCAGGGGCAGTCGACGACGTCATGGCCAGGGCGCTCGCCAAGAGTCCGGACGACCGCTTCGACTCGTGCGGCGAGTTCGTGGCGGCCCTGCGTGCGGCGACGGCCGCTGCGTCCACGGGGCCGGGCGAGGGGCGCCGTCCGGTGACGGCGGTGGCCGGGTACGGCAGGCCCCCTGGGACCACTCCCCGAAGGAACCGCCGCGGTGGGCGCAGCCGGTCTTCCCCGGCGCGGGCGGGGCCGGTCGTCAGTGACGTGGGGCGTCGGCCTGGCCGCGCCGGTGGACGCGCGACGCCAGAAGCCCGCCGATCACTCCGGTGA
- a CDS encoding ABC transporter permease, whose product MHMLRGLADDGRTVVVVTHSVLSLDVCDRLLVLAPGGRIAYYGPPGQALGFFGFAEWPEAFEAFESDRGRDWAEMYRESRFHAQYIVGATAQPRLPAGPAPGPVPPPPKTQSWSAQLLTLVRRYTAALSADRTFLVIMIALPFVMGAMARALAGSRLDRETALNALLILCVGAVLTGAANAVRELVKERPIYQRERAVGLSRSAYLMSKVVVLGAITVLQAIVLTLVALAGIDLGAPGGEGVLLPPLPEITLAVALLSFTAMMLGLLISALVRKEEVTMPLLVLLAIVQVVFCGALLKLEGVAVIEQLAWLVPSRWALGAMAGTIGLGRIVPGELTADPLFEHSAGVWLLDMGMLLVLSVLFGCLVARLLRRHEPAVMRK is encoded by the coding sequence ATGCACATGCTCCGCGGCCTGGCCGACGACGGGCGCACGGTCGTCGTGGTGACCCACAGCGTGCTCAGCCTGGACGTCTGCGACCGGCTCCTCGTCCTCGCGCCCGGCGGCAGGATCGCCTACTACGGGCCGCCGGGGCAGGCCCTCGGTTTCTTCGGCTTCGCCGAATGGCCCGAGGCGTTCGAGGCCTTCGAGAGCGACCGGGGCAGGGACTGGGCGGAGATGTACCGCGAATCCCGCTTCCACGCGCAGTACATCGTCGGCGCCACCGCCCAGCCGCGTCTGCCCGCCGGGCCGGCCCCTGGACCCGTGCCGCCGCCGCCCAAGACGCAGAGCTGGAGTGCCCAGCTGCTGACGCTGGTGCGGCGGTACACGGCCGCGCTGAGCGCGGACCGCACGTTCCTCGTCATCATGATCGCGTTGCCGTTCGTCATGGGTGCGATGGCCCGCGCTCTCGCGGGCAGCCGGCTCGACCGGGAAACGGCGTTGAACGCCCTCCTCATCCTGTGCGTCGGGGCCGTGCTGACGGGCGCGGCGAACGCGGTACGGGAGCTCGTCAAGGAACGGCCGATCTACCAGCGGGAACGGGCAGTCGGACTGTCCCGGTCCGCGTATCTGATGTCCAAGGTGGTGGTCCTGGGGGCGATCACGGTGCTCCAGGCGATCGTGCTGACCCTCGTCGCCCTGGCCGGGATCGACCTCGGCGCGCCCGGCGGCGAAGGCGTGCTGCTGCCACCTCTGCCGGAGATCACCCTGGCCGTCGCGCTGCTCTCGTTCACCGCGATGATGCTGGGCCTGCTGATCTCCGCCCTGGTGCGCAAGGAGGAGGTGACCATGCCGCTGCTGGTGCTCCTCGCGATCGTGCAGGTCGTCTTCTGCGGGGCGCTGCTGAAGCTGGAGGGCGTAGCGGTGATCGAGCAGCTGGCGTGGCTGGTCCCGTCCCGGTGGGCCCTCGGTGCGATGGCGGGAACCATCGGCCTCGGCCGCATCGTCCCCGGCGAGTTGACGGCCGATCCGCTCTTCGAGCACTCGGCGGGGGTATGGCTGCTCGACATGGGGATGCTGCTGGTGCTGTCGGTGCTCTTCGGTTGTCTGGTCGCCCGCCTGCTGCGGCGGCACGAGCCCGCAGTGATGCGGAAGTAG
- a CDS encoding FHA domain-containing protein, with the protein MAERPGPPTAPALVMETDTGSTVMDPTRAYHVGRDPLSDIVIDDPRVSWHHAVLRADDGHWTVADENSTNGTYTEGRRIHERKVGPGSVIRFGSAADGPRAVLADPAPPAVVPPAVEPSPGLPPAHEVQAAGPAPPPVVSVPAATGTFRMPTSVRPLPARTVRIGRSPENELVVDDLVVSRRHAELRTRPDGTYEIVDLGSHNGTYLNGMPVDRAPVRAGDIVGVGHSAFVLVGDELQEFVDTGEVSLDVQELTVSVDRGRKTLLDHVSFPVGEKCLLAVVGPSGAGKSTLLNALTGLRPAQRGTVLYDGRDLYRDYAELRRRIGLVPQDDILHAQLTVRRALSYAAELRFPRTPNGRRGRPGWRR; encoded by the coding sequence ATGGCAGAGCGGCCTGGCCCGCCGACTGCGCCCGCACTCGTCATGGAGACCGACACCGGCTCCACGGTGATGGATCCGACCCGGGCGTACCACGTCGGGCGTGATCCCCTGAGCGACATCGTCATCGACGACCCACGCGTCTCCTGGCACCACGCCGTGCTACGGGCCGACGACGGCCACTGGACGGTGGCCGACGAGAACAGCACCAACGGCACGTACACCGAGGGCAGGCGGATCCACGAGCGGAAGGTCGGCCCCGGCAGTGTCATCCGTTTCGGAAGCGCCGCCGACGGGCCGCGGGCCGTGCTCGCCGACCCGGCACCGCCGGCCGTCGTACCACCGGCCGTCGAGCCTTCGCCCGGCCTGCCACCGGCTCACGAAGTTCAGGCCGCGGGACCGGCACCGCCGCCCGTGGTGTCGGTGCCCGCCGCGACGGGAACCTTCCGCATGCCGACCAGTGTGCGGCCGCTGCCCGCCCGCACCGTGCGCATCGGCAGGTCACCCGAGAACGAGCTCGTCGTCGACGACCTGGTGGTCTCCCGCCGTCACGCGGAACTGCGTACACGGCCCGACGGCACGTACGAGATCGTCGACCTCGGCAGCCACAACGGCACCTACCTCAACGGCATGCCCGTCGACCGGGCCCCGGTACGGGCCGGCGACATCGTCGGCGTGGGGCACTCCGCGTTCGTGCTGGTCGGTGACGAACTCCAGGAGTTCGTCGACACCGGCGAGGTCTCGCTCGACGTCCAGGAACTGACGGTGTCCGTGGACAGGGGCCGCAAGACCCTTTTGGACCATGTCTCCTTCCCGGTCGGCGAGAAGTGCCTGCTCGCCGTGGTCGGGCCGAGCGGCGCGGGAAAGTCCACGCTGCTGAACGCCCTCACCGGGCTGCGGCCCGCGCAGCGGGGCACCGTCCTGTACGACGGACGCGACCTCTACCGCGACTACGCGGAGCTGCGCCGACGCATCGGACTCGTGCCGCAGGACGACATCCTGCACGCCCAGCTGACCGTCCGCCGCGCCCTCTCCTACGCCGCCGAACTGCGCTTCCCCAGGACACCGAACGGTCGGAGAGGGAGGCCCGGGTGGCGGAGGTGA
- a CDS encoding ATP-binding protein produces the protein MNVPVACQYRIEVPASPERMPQIRRILAAHLKYWGLDAHVMPVCSAVDELVGNVVQHVEGDKTCVVELRWAGRHLNTSVSDRDGTLPRLHTSSPTRGGLARVAMLSDSWGTCATEHGKVIWFSRRVKELQRVQSGPRVPQPPVREFRPLPLEAVPAEPFEAPAFAVSAGR, from the coding sequence ATGAATGTTCCGGTTGCCTGCCAGTACAGAATCGAAGTACCGGCCTCCCCAGAGCGCATGCCTCAGATCCGGCGCATACTCGCAGCGCATCTGAAGTACTGGGGCCTCGACGCCCATGTCATGCCGGTCTGCAGCGCCGTCGACGAACTCGTCGGCAATGTCGTCCAGCATGTCGAGGGCGACAAGACATGCGTGGTGGAGCTGCGTTGGGCCGGGCGCCATCTCAATACGTCCGTCTCGGACCGGGACGGCACCCTTCCGCGGCTGCACACGTCGTCCCCCACCAGGGGCGGACTCGCCAGGGTGGCGATGCTCAGCGACAGCTGGGGCACCTGTGCCACCGAGCACGGCAAGGTGATCTGGTTCAGCCGGCGCGTCAAGGAGCTCCAACGCGTCCAGTCCGGTCCGCGCGTGCCCCAGCCGCCGGTCCGGGAGTTCCGGCCTCTGCCGCTGGAGGCGGTGCCCGCCGAGCCGTTCGAGGCCCCTGCATTCGCTGTGTCCGCAGGGCGGTGA
- a CDS encoding S1 family peptidase, protein MKIKRFAPLTGVSRAARLTAVAAALVAASALAAPSALADPADSARATTAQLAQADDAVLGADVPGTAWYTDKETGKVVVTADSTVSAAEIAKIKKAAGERAGVLEIKRTPGTFSKLIAGGQAIYAGGGRCSLGFNVRSGSTYYALTAGHCTNIGSTWYTNSANTTVLGTRAGSSFPNNDYGIIRHSNASAADGRVYLYNGSYRDITGAGNAYVGQNVQRSGSTTGLRSGRVTGLNATVNYGNGDVVYGMIQTNVCAEPGDSGGAMFAGSTALGLTSGGSGNCSSGGTTFFQPVTEALSAYGVSVF, encoded by the coding sequence GTGAAGATCAAGCGCTTCGCCCCCCTCACCGGCGTCTCGAGAGCCGCACGGCTGACCGCCGTCGCCGCCGCGCTCGTGGCCGCCTCCGCGCTTGCGGCTCCGTCCGCGCTGGCCGACCCGGCCGACTCCGCGCGGGCCACCACGGCCCAGCTCGCCCAGGCCGACGACGCGGTACTCGGCGCCGACGTGCCCGGCACCGCCTGGTACACCGACAAGGAGACCGGCAAGGTCGTCGTCACGGCGGACTCCACCGTTTCCGCCGCCGAGATCGCCAAGATCAAGAAGGCGGCGGGCGAGCGCGCCGGCGTCCTCGAGATCAAGCGCACCCCCGGCACCTTCAGCAAGCTCATCGCGGGCGGCCAGGCCATCTACGCGGGCGGCGGACGCTGCTCCCTCGGCTTCAACGTCCGCAGCGGCAGCACCTACTACGCCCTGACGGCCGGTCACTGCACCAACATCGGCTCCACCTGGTACACCAACTCCGCCAACACCACGGTGCTCGGCACGCGGGCCGGTTCCAGCTTCCCGAACAACGACTACGGCATCATCCGTCACTCCAATGCCTCGGCCGCGGACGGCCGGGTCTACCTCTACAACGGCAGCTACCGCGACATCACCGGCGCCGGCAACGCGTACGTCGGTCAGAACGTCCAGCGCAGCGGCAGCACCACCGGTCTGCGCAGCGGCCGCGTCACCGGCCTCAACGCGACCGTCAACTACGGTAACGGTGACGTCGTCTACGGCATGATCCAGACGAACGTCTGCGCCGAGCCCGGCGACAGCGGCGGCGCCATGTTCGCCGGCAGCACGGCTCTGGGCCTGACGTCCGGCGGCAGCGGCAACTGCTCCTCGGGCGGCACGACGTTCTTCCAGCCCGTCACCGAGGCCCTGAGCGCGTACGGCGTGAGCGTCTTCTAG